The genomic stretch GTAGTTAACATTTTGGCTTTTATCTTGTAAAGAAGATACATACTTATGGCAAGATAACTTTTGTGTCTTTGTTTTGCAAACTTTCAAGCAAGTAtcatgtttgaatattttgaatactGTGGCATATCATTGAATTTTGATATTAGCCCTTTTTTATGAGGAATGTTGTACAGAGGTGTCTCAAGTTTGTAACTTGAGTTCAcaactttatttttatatttcatGTTTTAGGTAACATCTGTTAAAAGTTTGTAACCTAAGTTCATGCAAAATTGCGTAGCATTACTTAACGTCTATTAATAGTCACGATAACTTCAGTTTCAAATATGTATCAAATCGTTTCAAACTTTTGAAGTTAATCCTTTTAAATGGACTGGAAATTTACAAATGAAAATCAAATATTTTTGTTTCAAAACTGTAACATAAGCTGATAAAAGAACTTATTTCACATTTATTTGATGTTGGAAGTGTCTGTGAGAAACTAGTAACATATCTGTAACAATTATGTAACAAAATGTTACATTAATATTCATTTCAGATATATCTGTATCAAATATGTAACAAAAATTTACAGATAACGCCCTGAACATTAATTCTGATATATTGATGCAAATTTTTTCCTAAGTTTTTATAATATTCCATATATTCAATAAAATTTCATAATTCTTTATCACAAGTAATAGTGATAAGTAATGTTCCAATCACCGTACTGAAACATACAaagtttcaaaattcaaataaaaagtatttttaatctataagctttgagtgcttttttgtttttttgttctcAATAGAGGCTGGTTTGTGCAGGTTTTTCGGTTGTGCCCAAGCTCTCCACACCTTCCACATTTAAGCTGATAAGACCCTTCTCTTGCTGAGACAAACCTTTTTTTCCTTGGCCTTCCACTTTTTCTGTTTCCCTTTGGAGGTAGTACTTCTATTTCCTCAACATCAGGCGGAACTCTCCATGTTTTTGGATCTCCCAATGGATGTATTGATGCATTATAGGTGTTCAACATGGCTTGTTTTGTGAAATAATATGAGCAATATTTTTTATACTGAAGGTTCATCTTTCTAATGACTGCCATGGCATGTTCACAAGGTAATTCATCCAAATCAAACTTGTTACAAGAGCAAGATTTCTTTGCAATGTCAACAATGTTTGTTGTTAAACCATTGTGTACACTGTAAATGAGTGTGCTAGCTGGTTCTACCTGCAATGAAATTATAATAATGAACAAGGAAGTATATTAATACAGAGGTATTTATAAATAAAGGAAATAGTTGTACTTACAGTCATTCTTAATGACTTGACAAAGTTCTTTCTTAAGTATTCCTCTTGTTTCTTTGGCAATTCTGTAAATGTTGCTTCTgcttcttttttgttgttgtagCTCCATTTTTGAATCAGGTTTCTAAGGCACTCGAGTAATGTTGTTACTGGAAGCTCTCTCATTTCTTTTAGTGCTGCATTAATGGATTCAGCTATGTTTGAAGTCATAGCTGCATATCTACGACTTTTGGAGTGGATTCTTGCCCACTTTTCATATTTAACCTCATTGGCCAGAAAAGGACGGATTCCTTCATGTAAACTGTCCAAGTCCTTCATGTATTTTTCAAAATCTTCCATGTTATAAGCTTTTGCAGCAGCATGAAATGCAATACTGGTTGCCTCTGCGTCTGTTTTAAACTTGGTCTTTATGTTGCAGAAAAGATGGTAGGAGCACACTCCATGAGTTACATTTGGAAAGACATTTTTTATAGCATTCTCTATGCTTTCGTGTCTATCTGAAACTATACACAACTCTTCTCTTTCTCCATaacattcttttatttttctgaagAACCACTCCCATGAATCATTGTTTTCCGAATCTGTTATAGCAAAAGCCAATGGGAAGATGTGTCTATTTGCATCTTGTGTTGAAGCTGTGAGAAGTGTACCGCCAAATGCAGCTTTTAGGAAtgttccatcaacaacaattaCTGGAATGCAATGTTTCCAACCTAGAATTGATTGTCCCATAGCcatataaagatatttaaatCTGTTTATACTATCAATTTGCAAATCTGTTACAGTACCTGGATTTTTGTGCTTCAA from Humulus lupulus chromosome 5, drHumLupu1.1, whole genome shotgun sequence encodes the following:
- the LOC133778839 gene encoding uncharacterized protein LOC133778839, whose product is MNPITSLVYYDGHWNENNVYEDFKMLGVLIPLDCSFTTLMNILSTELSTILSTENATIEYQIAETLPPLKIKSDSSIQFYLECKRNDKTLTKYPLIVSVTENNQTITCGALQKMSSTVASSSNNIENDISDTSTFSIDEPQGLPNFIQLADQITDLILEKERHESIPEHIGTETTIITHAISDGIREKQVYKNKEVLTTTIGLYAIKNNFQFKVHKSCKKEYQLKCLDSECTWSFRAARYGKTDMFQLRKFNRAHTCSLDIILGDHRQASSSMVGNVVKTKFTDPKTNYRPKDIAKDMLDRYGVSMSYQKAWRSKEKAVNYVHGSSQDSYRDIPRYLHILKHKNPGTVTDLQIDSINRFKYLYMAMGQSILGWKHCIPVIVVDGTFLKAAFGGTLLTASTQDANRHIFPLAFAITDSENNDSWEWFFRKIKECYGEREELCIVSDRHESIENAIKNVFPNVTHGVCSYHLFCNIKTKFKTDAEATSIAFHAAAKAYNMEDFEKYMKDLDSLHEGIRPFLANEVKYEKWARIHSKSRRYAAMTSNIAESINAALKEMRELPVTTLLECLRNLIQKWSYNNKKEAEATFTELPKKQEEYLRKNFVKSLRMTVEPASTLIYSVHNGLTTNIVDIAKKSCSCNKFDLDELPCEHAMAVIRKMNLQYKKYCSYYFTKQAMLNTYNASIHPLGDPKTWRVPPDVEEIEVLPPKGNRKSGRPRKKSTVIGTLLITITCDKEL